In Ruminococcaceae bacterium BL-6, a genomic segment contains:
- the sigK gene encoding RNA polymerase sigma-28 factor, protein MLVAFLREAISNLLFFVLHVTGNGSFPKPLTAQEEREYLERWKNGDRDARSKLIEHNLRLVAHIIKKYYSNANDQDDLISIGTIGLIKAIDSFDSDKGIRLSSYAARCIENEVLMFFRSGKKSSQDVSINEPIDTDKDGNTLTLIDIMATEDNIIDNLDCKIKSEQLKKYIAEVLSPRERTIIELRYGLDGRPPLTQREVASSLGISRSYVSRIEKKALGVLHKRFTKLP, encoded by the coding sequence ATGCTGGTTGCCTTTTTAAGAGAAGCGATTTCCAACCTGCTGTTTTTCGTACTGCATGTGACCGGCAACGGTTCGTTCCCCAAACCCCTGACCGCCCAGGAAGAACGCGAATACCTGGAGAGATGGAAAAACGGAGACAGGGACGCGCGCAGCAAGCTGATCGAGCACAATCTTCGCCTGGTGGCCCACATCATCAAAAAGTATTATTCCAACGCGAACGACCAGGATGATCTGATCTCCATCGGGACCATCGGGCTGATCAAAGCGATCGACAGCTTCGACAGCGACAAGGGGATCCGCCTTTCCAGCTACGCCGCCAGGTGCATTGAAAACGAGGTGCTGATGTTTTTCAGGAGCGGAAAAAAGAGCTCCCAGGATGTTTCGATCAACGAACCGATTGACACCGACAAAGATGGCAATACGCTGACTCTGATTGATATTATGGCGACCGAGGACAATATCATTGACAACCTGGACTGTAAAATCAAGTCGGAACAGCTGAAAAAATACATTGCCGAGGTTCTTTCCCCGCGCGAGCGCACCATCATTGAACTTCGCTACGGCCTGGATGGGCGGCCGCCCCTGACGCAGCGGGAGGTTGCCTCTTCGCTGGGGATTTCGCGCTCTTATGTTTCCCGCATTGAAAAAAAAGCACTTGGGGTCCTGCATAAACGATTTACGAAGCTTCCATAA
- a CDS encoding Transcriptional repressor, whose protein sequence is MQKRQNFSRKRKAILDAISGTTIHPTAEWVYQALKPEYPDLSLGTVYRNITRFKEDGLIISVGIINGQERFDATVEPHDHFVCEECGAVLDLKDSVLPDSADQQVERRYGVQVASHSLVFRGICPKCMKSRTKN, encoded by the coding sequence ATGCAAAAGCGTCAGAATTTTAGCCGGAAACGTAAAGCGATTTTAGATGCAATAAGCGGAACAACCATTCACCCCACGGCGGAATGGGTCTATCAGGCCCTGAAGCCCGAATATCCCGATTTGAGCCTTGGCACCGTCTACCGCAACATCACCCGCTTCAAGGAAGACGGATTGATCATCAGCGTCGGAATCATCAACGGGCAGGAGCGGTTTGACGCCACGGTCGAACCGCACGATCATTTTGTCTGCGAGGAATGCGGCGCGGTTCTGGATCTGAAGGACAGCGTCCTGCCGGATTCGGCGGATCAGCAGGTGGAGCGCAGGTACGGGGTGCAGGTCGCCTCGCACAGCCTCGTTTTCCGGGGCATCTGCCCCAAGTGCATGAAAAGCCGGACGAAAAACTGA
- the rbr3B gene encoding Reverse rubrerythrin-2, which yields MKKFVCTVCGYVYIGEEPPEFCPQCKAPREKFREQTEEASSFACEHEVGIAKGIDKEVYEGLVANFNGECSEVGMYLAMSRQAEREGYPEIAEAFKRYAFEEANHASRFAELLGEVLTNSTKKNLELRVEAETGACAGKLELAKRAKALNYDAIHDTVHEMAKDEARHGAGFRGLLKRYF from the coding sequence ATGAAAAAATTTGTATGTACCGTCTGCGGGTATGTTTATATCGGAGAAGAGCCCCCGGAATTCTGCCCCCAGTGCAAGGCCCCCAGGGAAAAGTTCCGCGAGCAGACCGAGGAGGCCTCGTCGTTTGCCTGCGAGCATGAAGTCGGAATCGCCAAGGGAATCGACAAGGAAGTTTACGAAGGCCTTGTGGCGAATTTCAACGGCGAGTGTTCCGAAGTCGGCATGTATCTGGCCATGAGCCGTCAGGCGGAGCGTGAGGGATATCCCGAGATTGCGGAAGCGTTCAAACGGTATGCGTTTGAAGAAGCCAACCATGCATCCCGCTTTGCGGAGCTTTTGGGCGAAGTTCTCACCAACAGCACCAAAAAAAATCTGGAACTGCGCGTCGAGGCGGAAACGGGCGCCTGCGCCGGCAAGCTGGAGCTTGCGAAACGCGCCAAGGCCCTGAATTACGATGCGATTCACGATACCGTGCATGAAATGGCCAAGGATGAGGCCCGCCACGGCGCCGGATTCCGCGGCTTGCTCAAGAGATATTTCTGA
- a CDS encoding Deaminated glutathione amidase, giving the protein MRKYLAAMIQMNTGRDREENLEYARARVEEAAQMGAKLICLPETMSFIGDAAETLEHAEDKNGPSFRMISGLAKKYGIYVHGGSWAERIPGEPRVYNTSYLFSPAGTPLAKYRKMHLFDITMPDGGAARESEHVAPGREVVTAHTELGVLGFAICYDLRFPELFRLLALRGAQVILVPACFTLQTGKDHWEPLLRARAIENECYVIAPDQIGKNAGMTAFGGSMAVDPWGTVIARAGEAPGVTLAQIDLDYLDRVRSRMQTLNNRREDVYALRLSRGEAGEI; this is encoded by the coding sequence ATGAGGAAATACCTTGCCGCCATGATTCAGATGAACACGGGCCGGGACAGGGAGGAGAACCTGGAATATGCCCGGGCGCGCGTGGAAGAGGCGGCGCAGATGGGCGCGAAGCTGATCTGCCTGCCCGAAACGATGAGCTTCATCGGCGATGCGGCCGAAACCCTGGAGCACGCGGAGGATAAAAACGGCCCGTCGTTCCGGATGATTTCCGGTTTGGCGAAAAAATACGGCATCTATGTGCACGGGGGAAGCTGGGCCGAGCGGATCCCGGGAGAACCGCGGGTTTACAACACCAGTTATCTGTTTTCTCCGGCTGGGACGCCGCTTGCGAAATACCGCAAAATGCACCTGTTCGACATCACCATGCCGGATGGCGGCGCGGCGAGGGAATCGGAGCACGTCGCCCCGGGCCGGGAGGTCGTGACGGCACACACGGAGCTGGGGGTGCTGGGGTTCGCGATCTGTTACGACCTGCGCTTTCCAGAGCTGTTCCGGCTTCTGGCGCTTCGCGGGGCCCAGGTGATCCTGGTGCCTGCGTGCTTCACCCTCCAGACGGGGAAGGACCACTGGGAGCCCCTTCTGCGCGCGCGGGCCATTGAGAACGAATGCTATGTCATCGCGCCGGACCAGATCGGAAAAAACGCCGGAATGACCGCGTTCGGCGGCAGCATGGCGGTGGACCCGTGGGGGACGGTGATCGCCCGGGCCGGGGAGGCGCCGGGCGTGACCCTTGCGCAGATCGATCTGGATTATCTGGATCGTGTGCGCTCCCGCATGCAGACCCTGAACAACAGGCGCGAAGACGTATATGCCCTGCGGCTGAGCCGCGGGGAAGCCGGAGAGATCTGA